The DNA region AGGAGATTCCGTAGCCGTCGGTCGGCGGCCTGTCGCGAGCATCCGAGTTTGTCGGCTACCTGCTGAGCCGATAAGGTGTCCCCTCCGAGTGCGTCCAAGACCCGTTCATCGGTGACTTGTGGGATGAATTTCCCCGAATCGTCGCGCTTTCGCTCCATATCAGACGATACGTGTCCCATCTACATAATCCAATTGCTCAATAGCATGCCGATGTCTTTAGTTCTATTGCGTATAAGCATTAGGTAGAGACAGACCCATGAGAATCAACACAGACGATAAGTACGAGTGGCGTACGGACCTGTATGACCGAGTAGGCGAACTAATGAACGAATCTACGCGGTCGGGCGCGGTTGATGCGTCGGCACAGTTCACCGAGGAGATGATGCATAACTTAGAGCGGGCGATAGATCATCCCGACATG from Halalkalicoccus subterraneus includes:
- a CDS encoding winged helix-turn-helix domain-containing protein; amino-acid sequence: MERKRDDSGKFIPQVTDERVLDALGGDTLSAQQVADKLGCSRQAADRRLRNLLEDGTVEKHTFGPRSVAWSLTDELQDVVCEGESDDG
- a CDS encoding DUF7692 domain-containing protein yields the protein MRINTDDKYEWRTDLYDRVGELMNESTRSGAVDASAQFTEEMMHNLERAIDHPDMTPELAALLSTSQVELEYEIQSDVNVSD